A DNA window from Macadamia integrifolia cultivar HAES 741 chromosome 4, SCU_Mint_v3, whole genome shotgun sequence contains the following coding sequences:
- the LOC122075427 gene encoding uncharacterized protein LOC122075427 yields MNVQSTSTSTAIPPFPSTTTPANPRNLIHSLKQKPINRRCLLLSLAFSTTPFFLTNSLFESPPVANARGLFQMPPVRLNNRYYLVRAGESEFESFGIINTNPVAKTSVDSGLSEVGKKQMIRAALELKEMRACEGSCWIWPSITQRAYQAAEIIASVNGINHSNIVPEYSFLDARGLGAYEGKNLDALAEVYASDGISPSIKPPPIDDGTPNESISDVFVRVTQLMSILETQYSGDTVIIVSPDSDNLTVLQAGLVGLDFRRHRDLSFGPGEVRFVDAMSIPTYKQPASALYKCSNPPNCN; encoded by the exons ATGAATGTGCAAAGCACCTCAACGTCCACTGCAATTCCTCCCTTTCCATCAACTACTACTCCTGCAAATCCTAGAAACTTAATCCATTCTCTAAAACAAAAACCCATCAACCGTCGCTGTCTGCTACTCTCCCTCGCCTTCTCCACCACTCCTTTCTTCCTCACCAATTCCCTATTCGAATCTCCACCGGTCGCAAATGCCCGGGGCCTTTTCCAAATGCCTCCAGTTCGTCTCAACAATCG GTACTATCTGGTTCGGGCTGGCGAATCGGAATTTGAGAGCTTTGGGATAATTAATACCAATCCAGTTGCGAAGACATCTGTGGATAGCGGTCTCTCGGAAGTTGGGAAGAAGCAGATGATCAGGGCAGCACTGGAGTTGAAGGAGATGAGAGCTTGCGAAGGAAGTTGCTGGATTTGGCCTTCCATCACTCAGAGAGCTTACCAAGCGGCTGAGATCATTGCCTCTGTTAATGGGATTAATCACAG TAATATTGTCCCAGAGTACAGTTTCTTGGATGCTCGTGGATTGGGAGCTTACGAAGGGAAGAACTTGGATGCCCTTGCAGAG GTTTACGCATCAGATGGTATTTCTCCAAGCATCAAGCCTCCTCCAATTGATGATGGGACTCCAAATGAAAGTATCTCTGATGTGTTTGTTCGAGTAACACAGCTCATGTCTATTCTGGAAACCCAATATTCTGGGGATACAGTGATTATTGTTTCACCAGATTCTGACAACTTGACCGTCTTGCAAGCTGGGTTAGTTGGACTTGATTTTCGCAG GCATAGAGATCTTTCTTTTGGCCCTGGTGAAGTTAGATTTGTTGATGCAATGAGCATACCTACTTACAAGCAACCAGCCTCTGCTCTATATAAGTGTTCAAACCCCCCAAACTGTAACTAA
- the LOC122075428 gene encoding uncharacterized protein LOC122075428, producing MAPGYSNSGDKVPTHQNPRPLISSPTPSARGDDPLPAIEGLQVSGEAFPGKVLHACGFSTNGTTACYFAWLRCSEDGSVDYIEGSNEPTYMVTAHDVDSYLAVEAQPMDNRGRKGETVRAFANEQRKITYDFGASVDPEILAASFEIVHGIERKKAVSRI from the exons ATGGCTCCAGGTTATAGCAACTCCGGCGATAAAGTTCCTACACATCAAAATCCAAGGCCCTTAATTTCTTCTCCTACGCCATCTGCTAGAGGAGATGATCCTTTACCAGCTATTGAAGGCCTCCAAGTTTCAGGGGAAGCCTTTCCAGGAAAAGTACTGCACGCTTGTGGGTTCTCTACTAATGGAACCACCGCTTGTTACTTTGCG TGGCTACGTTGTTCAGAGGATGGATCAGTAGACTACATAGAAG GATCAAATGAACCTACCTATATGGTTACTGCTCATGATGTGGACTCATACCTTGCAGTCGAAGCCCAACCTATGGATAACAGGGGTCGCAAG GGTGAAACAGTTAGGGCCTTCGCCAATGAACAGCGGAAGATCACTTATG ACTTTGGCGCATCGGTGGACCCTGAGATTTTGGCAGCTTCCTTTGAAATTGTGCATGGGATTGAGAg GAAAAAGGCGGTGAGCAGAATATGA